The DNA region CTTTCGATCAGCACCTGTTTGCCTACATAACAAACCGATATGAAGAGGTGTGGTGGTCACACTCCACAGGGCACTGAGTCAGCTGGAGAACAAACACAGCTATGTGAGGATGCTCTTCGTGGACTACAGCTCTGCATTTAACACCACCATCCCAGACATACATGTCACTAAACTCTTTAATCTAGAGGtccccacccccacctgcaCCTGGATTAAAAACTTTCTGACAAGCAGACCACAGACCGTCAGACTTGGCCTTCACCTCTCCTCCCTGCTCACACTCAGCACTGGTTCTCCTCAGGGCTATGTCCTGAGCCCCCTGCTATATGCCCTGTACACCTCTGACTGCACACCATCCCACGCAAAACAACCTTATAAAGTTTGCTGATAACACGACCGTGTTTGGTCTCATCTCTGGAGCGGTCGAGACAGCATACAGGGTTGAGGTAGAgaacctgtctgtctggtgCTCACAGAACAACCTGTCAATGAATGTCCTTAAAACTAAAGAACCGATCATGGACTTCAGGAAACATGGACAAGTCAATGCCCCACTCATCATAAATGGTGAATGTGTGTAATTTGTCCCCACCATCAGATTCCTCGGCTCCCAGATCTCAGCTGATATGTTCTGGTCCTCAAACATCAAGCTCATTGTGAAAAGAGCTCAGCAGCGGCTGCACACTAGCAGAAGTTACTATTGTCCTTCTACAACACTTCTGTGGTAAGCACTCTGACTTACTGTCTGAGAGTGTGGTATAGTGTGTACAGAGGGTGATAAACACAGCTCAGAAAATCCTTGGTTGCCCTCCCTGGACAACTTAGCCAGGTCCCGGTGTCAAAGCAAAGTCACGGCCATCACAGGAGACCCCTCACATCCTGCCCATaatctgtctgacctgctgCCATCAGGACGGCATTTCAGGTCAATAAAATCCCACACCACCAATAATAGCTTCTTCCCCTGGGCCGTTCACTGCAAACAAACATTGAGTCACCTATACAATCCAGATGTGCAATAGAAACACAAATGTGCAATATTACTTCGTACTGTGCAATACCACTGTGTAATTCACTGTGTAATTTTTGATACCTCATTCACACTGTCAATACTATCATTTGATCAGGCAGGATCTGTTCAAAATGCAAGTACATACTTATTTTTTATCTATTTTATCTCTCTTTTTatctattctgttttttttatatagagTTTTTCATTCTCTAACTGTGAACTGCTGCCTGTACAAGGTAATAGTCCCGCCTCTTCCTGGCACCACTGTTGTTGTTCCGGGCTGGGTTGTGGCACATGCACGTCGGCAACGCACTGGCTGACCGCGAATATGTCTTCCGAGGGCTCCCCCATGCTTTCCAAGAGCACTGTGTCTGATCCTGAGAAAAAGAGAGGCTTGTTACAATAGACCCGATGGAATAAGCGTTTGTAATTTTCAgccttaaaaacagcagcatctcatCAAAATTGAGGTAACGCTCCCCTCTTCCGCAGCTACATAATTCAATAGGGCCGCCGTCTGTTATGGAGAAGATTGGAGAAATCTCCACATACAGTTTGTCCTCTATGCTGAGCTGTGAAAAGGGGCATGAAAACAGGTCCAGCTCTGACATGACGCATTCCGAGGTCTTCTCGTGTAACAGAGCCATGACGACTCGAAAAAATCCTCTGCTTTTTACGCCCTCCTGAGACGACTGGTGTTTTCTGGCTCTACGGGCTAAAACCATAATACCAGAACCCTCCTGTGGTTCTTCTGGCTGCCCGTTGGTAAACCTGTGAAACCCACATGTCCTTCACAAGACCCAGTGCATAAGACACAGGCTCGGGAAACAGGAGTTTATAGCGCCTGCTACTGTTCCAAAATAAACAGTCCCCTGAGGTATTGTTAcccatgtatgcatgtatgacaGGTCTGTTAGAGCAACTTCCCAAACTCCTTTCAGATCAATGTGCTGTGCCAGATCTGTTAGAAATTCAGAGGGCGTGTTGTCCGGGAATAGTTCCGCACTCGAGTTGAATGGTAGGGTGATGTAAAAACCATCCTCGTCCATATCTTATACTTTTACAGTCTCCAACACCTTTATATGACTGTTAAACCTTTAGGGCCAATTCAACCATTTAACTAGAATGTTTTCCACCATCTTATAAAGCTTGTCCGTGAACCCCTGAGTATATTTTTTGTCAAAAACACCTGTGATGTCGGCAGTTTTATTTCCggttgttttcacctgttgcgTATGAACGAGTATTTATTCCCCCAGTTTTCCTCGGTCCCTCATCGGATCGTCGTCGTTACCTCAGGTATGCCGACCAGTGCCGCTCTACTTTGTTTCCGTTTGTGAGTTAAAGTCATCGACGAGTCCTCTGTGAGTTATTTCGCCGTGTTTTTGCTATGTGACCAGATCCTGgtttcagtgtgttttgatGCGGAGCGTTCTAAGGACATTTACGTTTTTTTGTTGGTTGGATTATTAGCCTGCTTGTTCATGATATGGATGCTGAAAGCCCAGGACTGTAACAGAAGATTGCATGGGTGAACGTTTAATTGGGGCTGCATTTACTGCGTTAGTCGCGAGCGTTTGCCtgtctgtttattgttttatagaGCCAAGTGTGGAGACTGTTAGTCAGATGTTGCTCTGTGAAGAGACCCCGGACATGAAATCATCCGCTGCTACCCTGCTGGATGCTACCCAGCTGCGGCTTCAGCCCTAATCATCTTACCTGCCTTATTTACTGGAACACTCTGTCCTTCGCCATAACCTCCTCCATTGCTTCATACCGCCTCATCTACTCCGGCAAACCTTATAACCGCCACCCACCTCCTAACTTGTGCTTCAGTTTTCCGTAAGTCATATTATTGTTGCCTTTGTCTGCAATCTATCTTGTGGCTAATTACGTATCTAGTGGAGACGCGGTGTTGTGGACGTACTCACACGGACATATACTTTTGTAACCCGTGTAATaaactttgtttaaaatgaGTCGATTCTGAAGACCATTCTTGGAGCCATCATTCAAGCTTAAACCGCTCACCGAGCAAATTGTGACAACACCTCTCAGCTTCGATATTTTCACAATATCCCCGACTTTAAACTTCATCTGTAAGGCGTTCTTGTGTCTCAAAGGAAAGGGGCATACAGATTCTGAAATACCTCCGGGCGCATGAATACTCACTCCGTAGTACCAATGATTGCTGGAGGAGCCGCTGGTTTACCAAACAAATTTTAGTATTTTAGGATCACGGTCCTCCATGATGAATACACCCATAACGTCGCTCGGGCGCTGCTCCTCGTTATCCCACCCGTCTTGTCTCTTCTTCTCAATGGGCTCATCTTCCTCATTGGATTCGTCCTTGTCCATTCTTTCAAAGAGCTCTCTCAGATATCCAGTTATTATGCCACGCAAAACACTCCAATCATTCGCTGTGACAGGCATCGTTACAGGGTCAGGGGAAAAAGCATTACCTTCTTTGAGTTAGTAAAGACGCAGCTCTCCCGTGGCGTAGCGAAACACATAGCCAAAAGAGCCTGATGCAAGTTTAAACTCGCCCTGGAGAAATGAGGGTATTGCTTAGGAGCCCGACACTGATGCTGAGTGGCCACCGCAACCCCAACATTTACGCTTCTGATGAAGCTGTCAGAATCCTCTACTGCAGGAGAATTGGccaattttttgtttttctttacgaTCACCCAAAACCCTAATAGCAACGTAACCCCTGACTTTGCTAACCATTGACACCAGAGGACAAAGTAAGTAATAATTGTGTAATTTTCACTTTTAATGAAAGACTGACAAAGAAGTTTTTTGTCcaacataaaacatttattgagTGACATTCAAACCTGAcacgttggggggggggggggggggggggggggtaaaagtGCAGTTTGTTGTACTTTTGAATTTTTGGCATACCCCAATTTAAATCCGCGGGgctataattatatatatagtatatatatataatataatactgGCCACCATTAGCTCATGTGTACTCTTACACTTTTTTCATAATAAGATCTATTTATTATTGTATCTTCACAAAGACATTTGACATAAAAAAGGACATAAATATTTAGTAATGTCAGCAGTACTAATTATATAGGAACATACATTTTCCAAGGATATTAATAACTTGAATGTATGGTAAAACATCAGGGTACAGGCTGGGACTATGCAGCATATTAGCATGCTAATGGCTTAGCTGAGTAGTAGTAAACCCAAACTAAAGATGACGGTAGTATAAACAAATGCACTggacaaatataaataatgaactGATGAGCCATTGATTCAGACTCCTGCAATTCTGAAACCTGTTGgatgttaaaatattaaacttGAAACCCTGGTCATTATGTACAAATAAAGTAATAGAAAATGATTGCAGCCTTGCACATATgtttaaagtcaaagtcaaTTACAAGTTTAATACAGGGTATGCAAGTTGAAGCTGTGCATGCACGCCCATAGCGTTTCCTAGTCAAACGTTTGCTGCAATCCCTCCACCAAAAAACTGACAAATACATGCAAATGTCGAAATTAAAAATACTCCAGGACTCCAGACAGTTTACATACCAGTGGGTTGACTGTATTAAGAAATAGTCTTCACTTTACATTTCAGTGAATTTCCCTCGTGTGTTTTTCAGTAACCTTGCGGTAGGTGGGCATTGTGTTCACTGTGGTGGTAGAGGAATCAAACACATTGGATAGAGATCCACTGAATGGGCCGCCCATTTTGTAAATGATTTTTTGAGAGCCAGAGATGTTATGCATCTGGGACAGGCCTCCTTCTTCCTGAACCAACCCTTCACTGCTATTTAGACCTCCAGCAATAAGAACTCTCTGAGATCCTGATAGCTCTCTTGACTGTTGAATACCTCCTGACACAAGACATGTCTGGCTCCCTTTCATCTTTTTCAAGGCTCCATTGCCATCCACAACCAGCATCGGTTGGGACCTAGAAAGGTTGGCAGTTTGAATTAGGTTGGTGGCTGCCCCTTGGACTTCATTTCTCTGCACCAAAACCATGCCTGGACCTCGAGCTTGTCCTTGAACGATCACACCTTGGGCAAGTCCAGCATTGGCACTGTTAACCACTATCATGCCCTGCAAGTTGGTGGTCGCCGCCTCAGCCACCAGCACTGTGTTCTGTACCTGTGGCTGGACTAGATATTGGACTGGCTGCAGCACAggggtggtggtgtagtagacaggctgctgctgctgctgctgctgctgctgctgctgctgctgctgctgctgctgctgctgtagtagCAGCATCTGGCCTTGATTTGTCATTCCTTGCTTGACTGTGGTCATCCCTCCCTTCATTGTGGCTGTGCCTTCCTTCACTACCTGAGAATGCTCAGACGTCTCCCTGAAAACATTTTGCTTCGATTTGTGGACAGCTGGTTGTAGTTTGGGTAGAGGGGACGGCTGGGGGGCATTCACCAAACTTGATACTGATATATTTATGGGAGCATTGGGCACGGAGCTGGACACTTGGACTTTAGCTGGCATAGACTGGCCCCCACACACCTCCGCTAGGGTCTTGAACTTTGGTCCGAGGTCATTTAGGAACTGTAGGTCATTGTCAGTCTCTAGGAGGCTGCAACAGCCAACTGAGCCAGCAGCAGAGCCCTGGCCCTCGTAGTCATAAACCAGTAGGCTGTCCTTCACTTCAAAGTTCTCATTTCCACTGCCTGTTTTCTGTTGAAAAGAGACAAATAACATGTTATTTAGGTTGACTTGTTTACCCAAATCATGATTCTATGCAGGATAACAACGATCAAAATACTTGAATGATTCCTTACCTGAGTGTAGTACTGTCTTAAGAAGCTCCCTGGCAAAGCCATCTCGTCATAAAATCCTCCACTTGCTCCTGATTCAAACACTTGATTGAAGCCACTATCTCTCCGATTCACCCTCCATGTTCCTTCTCCACAATCACTTGCACCATCTGGATACACCACTCTGTGCATCCCATCCATGGATGCCACTGATTTCTGAATATCAAAACCTGCCATGGGCAAATAGGTTTTGCCAGCAGCGCCCATCCCTGTAATAGGCATATCTCCATTCCCTTGCGTTGACATATTCATCAGTGGCACATCCTGTCATAGGATTCCAAATGTTAGAACAGGCTAGTTTCAGTCAGAGAATTGAACATTCCTTCCACAACAATCAAGGTAAGCGACTTGAAAGGTTCTTACCGTGTTCTCTCCTTGGCCCTCAGTGCGGTAGTTAATAAGGTGGGATTTACTGTCAAAAGGCATCTCAGTAAAGTCATCTAGCAGAACTGCCTTTTCCCCACATAGGCAGAAGAGCAGTAGCAGAGGAATgactgcaaacacagcagcaatcGAGTTTTAATCTTAGATGCAGTTTCAGTTTAATTAGCTCATATACAAAGTGTTTATGTCTGTTCTAGTAGATAATAAGTAAAAAGATAGAAACAATAGCAGTTAGAAAGTATAGACTCTCAGTATTGGTTATAAGTTCAATACTGAACTACTACTGGACTTAAATAATGTTTTCTGTCCTTATGTTTGGTCTCAAAAGGATTTAATGAAAACTTTACTCTGTCTTGTGATTGCCTAGTTAATGAGATTTTATTCAAAGGACCCTCTGTGGGAAAAAGCCTCAAATGAAACTTACgtagcagaagcagcaggccCAGTAGAAGTAGTCCAATACCTGCAGGTCCTAACTCTGTTGTTTTCATCGGCTGACCGTGTTGGTCTCGGTTTCCACAGGCCACTCCATTCTCGCAGGTACAGACTAGAACCTTGGCTTTTTGTGGTTCAGGACAGGCTTGTCCCTGCTCATCCTTTACTACAAATTCCACCTCATAATATCCAGGCCATAGAGATTCCTTAGCCCTCAAGATTGCTGCAGTGTCTgcaaaaaaatatgaaacacattttatagATGGTCTAAGTTTGCATCTTCAATCATGCATTCCAGTCATTCCAGTCAAAATCGTAGATTCCATGTTATTCCCTTGTTTAGGCAGTTTACCTAGTTAGGCCATTATAAATCATATAAAGCAGACACTATTCTCTAGCCACAACCTGCCATGCTTAAAAGGTCTCAATCTAAATTACCAGCAAATCCAATGAATAAGTCTGAACAATAATGTTTCTCACCATTGAGATGCTCCACCTGCCATTTGCCCTGAGTATGCTCTTGGACGATTGCAAAGTGAAACGGCGGTCCATTAGGATATGCATCCCCATCTTTTGCATTTACAATAACAGCATCATTTGGAATGCACATAGTCTGCATGTTACTGGTCAGGGTGGGACAGTGGTCATTAAAATCTTCCACCTGGATGGCTATGGTGCCAGTCGCTGTTTTAGCAGGCATGTCTGGTGAAGAAAAGAATTTAGATTAGAATAGAATTTTCTGTCAGGTGGCTTACAAGTGGTTCAGGCAATTCTacattaaaaatgataaaaatgatcCTCTTGTGCTGCGCTTCTTTGTTTTGGCCTCTTAGAAAATTAGTTTTGAAATAACAGGTTTTGTGATAATGTCTATAGACAGAACTAATTGACCCTGGCCAAAGTATTTTGCGGCcgcatgttttcatttgttttttctaaaGGCATGGAAGGATAACCATTTCGGTGCACTAGGCGagtatttgtgctttttttttttctgaaggccccccagcaggtggcgccctagGCAACTGCCTAGTTTGCCTATGCCCAGAGTCTATCTGTCTGTTGTACCCTGTCTATTGATGTAATGTCTGTCTATTGATAGATCTATACTCTTGCGATAACAAAGTCATAGTTCAGATCAGTAGCCACAAAATATGACCCCACTACATGAGTTATAGCTGGAGCTGGGCCTCCCTGCTGACATCAGGTATGTTAAGTAGAAGTTTTTAAATCTAAACTGATAACACATCCATATTTCCTGAACAGAACTTTCTTGGTTCCAGGCACATGTCTTGTGCCAGGAGGTATTCAACAGTCAAGAGAGCTATCAGGATCTCAGAGAGTTCTTATTGCCGGAGGTCTAAATAGCAGTGAAGGGTTGGTTCAGGAAGAAGGAGGCCTGTCCCAGATGGATAACCTCTCTGGCTCTCAAAAAAATGTGTACGTATATTGATCGAGAAAATGCACCTTTTCCATGGCCAAGCATTAGAACCACTTGTTATTATAATATGCTTAGTAGGATTTCACTACATCGTGTTCAGATAAAACAAAGCCATTATCACTTCTGACAGTTAGATACTGTAAATGGGTAAACAAGGACGAGTGTTTACCCTCCGTTATGCTGAGTATTTGGGCATAATATGTCCCATTGACCAGGAATTGAGATTCTCTGTctggctttttatttaatcTGATCTCAGCTGTTTGTGGGTCAATGGTTAGCCAGTTGTCCGGGTCCAGTCCTTTTGCATACCTATAGAAGAAAAGTGCAAGTTTACAAGATGAAGCTGACATTGAATTTTCACTTCTGATACTTTCATATTGCACTGACTTGACATTCTCCGCTGGTTTTCCAGTATCGCCATCGATAGCAGGGTACCTTCCAATGACGTCATAAATACTAAAGGACGACTGGCCTCCCTCTGAGATGGGAATAGCTTTGACTTTGGGATCAAAACGGGGGCCCTCAGGCTGATTCTTAACGTTAATTTTGACGGGATAGGTTTTTATTGTAGTGCTAGATGCACCACCACCAAAAGCTCctgttgctcctcctccacctccacctcctcctccagatccccctcctcctcctccttctcctcctcctcctcctcctcctccgcctcctccaccacctccaccacctcctcctcctccaccacctccaccacctccagaaCCTTCGCCGAACGATTGGGCCTTATTTTTTACAGCTATACCTAGATCAAGATGCTTTACATCCTCATAATCCACAGCCTGTAAAATAAGAATTGCAAACAAAAAGTACACAATATTACTTTCAGTATGTGAGTCAAGATTTTTAGTAAACATTCTCTGATGAAAACTGATGAAGCTATGTGGATAAGTCGCAAAATGTCTTGACATAAGTCCACCAATTATATAATTGgtggtttgatttgatttctgGCTGCCCCAGTCATGTGCTGAAATGCCCTTGGGCAGGACATTGACTATTTAACTTACTTTCAGTTACTAGTAATGAAAAGTCTGTGTTACTGTTGTACTACTGGAGCCATTTTTAACGCTTCAATTTTACAAATTATAAATTTTTTATCAAATCCTTGCAATGAGTAATAGAAATGATAGAAGGTACAGTGTCTATAATAGTAAATTGATATAAATGTGTAGGtatatgaatacacacacacacacacacacacacacacacacacacacacacacacacacacacatatatatcaGTATAGTAATTCCGTTGTTCTCTTTCTGTCAATGAGAACAATCAAAAGTAGGCAAAGCAATTTCcttctgggattaataaagtacTTTAAATCTTTTTGAATGAGTATACAAAACCTAATGAAAGTCAGGTTGAGGCCCTAGTGGCAATGCGACACCTGGTAAAAGTTTGAATGAGAACAACAAGCTAAGCCTAAAAGAATATTTGCTTCTGAATAaatactacagtacagtaccttgTCAAGCATGAGGATGCCCTCGTTGGTGAGGGGGTCAGTCTTAATGCTGAAGTATCCAGCTTCGTTGCCTTTGACAATTTCATACAAAGCTTCCCAGTTCTCTGTGCCACTCAAGTCCATGTCCTGTGCTTTGAATCTCATCACCTCCACGCCTTGTGTGTTCTCCTCAATACTTCCCTCATACTGCaagtacacaaacacaattaaattactaggtttcattttttgttacattttttaACAACTGTGGCATGAGCATGTCCAACGTTTCAAATAATTTGTTTGCCAAAAGTAAATCTATGTAATGTtgaaaaataggaaaaaaattGTAACAAGGAAAACTACCTCCTCTTTATCCAGAATGGGAAGGTTGTCGTTCACATCTCCAATATTAATGGTAACAGTGCTGGTTGCAACATTTCCTTCTGGTTCTCCATCAAG from Betta splendens chromosome 4, fBetSpl5.4, whole genome shotgun sequence includes:
- the LOC114853580 gene encoding desmoglein-2.1-like isoform X2, coding for MIRDCLLLFVLLLFVLHTVALVKTNSEDSLVRKRRNWIPPPRQLEENVDYTYKESVARIHSDFDDGTGNIIYSLEGVGSTQFPFHVFVVDSRTGYIRVTKVLDREEIDTYHLLGVAQYHDGRLAEEKIDISFKIVDHNDNPPVFGVISPGKVDELSPKGTFVMKITATDADEERTKNSHIAYSIVSHNPPNDMFAMSRDGTIYVNKPNLDRETVDQYFLVVKGQDLDGEPEGNVATSTVTINIGDVNDNLPILDKEEYEGSIEENTQGVEVMRFKAQDMDLSGTENWEALYEIVKGNEAGYFSIKTDPLTNEGILMLDKAVDYEDVKHLDLGIAVKNKAQSFGEGSGGGGGGGGGGGGGGGGGGGGGGGGGGEGGGGGGSGGGGGGGGGATGAFGGGASSTTIKTYPVKINVKNQPEGPRFDPKVKAIPISEGGQSSFSIYDVIGRYPAIDGDTGKPAENVKYAKGLDPDNWLTIDPQTAEIRLNKKPDRESQFLVNGTYYAQILSITEDMPAKTATGTIAIQVEDFNDHCPTLTSNMQTMCIPNDAVIVNAKDGDAYPNGPPFHFAIVQEHTQGKWQVEHLNDTAAILRAKESLWPGYYEVEFVVKDEQGQACPEPQKAKVLVCTCENGVACGNRDQHGQPMKTTELGPAGIGLLLLGLLLLLLIPLLLLFCLCGEKAVLLDDFTEMPFDSKSHLINYRTEGQGENTDVPLMNMSTQGNGDMPITGMGAAGKTYLPMAGFDIQKSVASMDGMHRVVYPDGASDCGEGTWRVNRRDSGFNQVFESGASGGFYDEMALPGSFLRQYYTQKTGSGNENFEVKDSLLVYDYEGQGSAAGSVGCCSLLETDNDLQFLNDLGPKFKTLAEVCGGQSMPAKVQVSSSVPNAPINISVSSLVNAPQPSPLPKLQPAVHKSKQNVFRETSEHSQVVKEGTATMKGGMTTVKQGMTNQGQMLLLQQQQQQQQQQQQQQQQQQQPVYYTTTPVLQPVQYLVQPQVQNTVLVAEAATTNLQGMIVVNSANAGLAQGVIVQGQARGPGMVLVQRNEVQGAATNLIQTANLSRSQPMLVVDGNGALKKMKGSQTCLVSGGIQQSRELSGSQRVLIAGGLNSSEGLVQEEGGLSQMHNISGSQKIIYKMGGPFSGSLSNVFDSSTTTVNTMPTYRKVTEKHTREIH
- the LOC114853580 gene encoding desmoglein-2.1-like isoform X1, with product MIRDCLLLFVLLLFVLHTVALVKTNSEDSLVRKRRNWIPPPRQLEENVDYTYKESVARIHSDFDDGTGNIIYSLEGVGSTQFPFHVFVVDSRTGYIRVTKVLDREEIDTYHLLGVAQYHDGRLAEEKIDISFKIVDHNDNPPVFGVISPGKVDELSPKGTFVMKITATDADEERTKNSHIAYSIVSHNPPNDMFAMSRDGTIYVNKPNLDRETVDQYFLVVKGQDLDGEPEGNVATSTVTINIGDVNDNLPILDKEEYEGSIEENTQGVEVMRFKAQDMDLSGTENWEALYEIVKGNEAGYFSIKTDPLTNEGILMLDKAVDYEDVKHLDLGIAVKNKAQSFGEGSGGGGGGGGGGGGGGGGGGGGGGGGGGEGGGGGGSGGGGGGGGGATGAFGGGASSTTIKTYPVKINVKNQPEGPRFDPKVKAIPISEGGQSSFSIYDVIGRYPAIDGDTGKPAENVKSVQYESIRSENSMSASSCKLALFFYRYAKGLDPDNWLTIDPQTAEIRLNKKPDRESQFLVNGTYYAQILSITEDMPAKTATGTIAIQVEDFNDHCPTLTSNMQTMCIPNDAVIVNAKDGDAYPNGPPFHFAIVQEHTQGKWQVEHLNDTAAILRAKESLWPGYYEVEFVVKDEQGQACPEPQKAKVLVCTCENGVACGNRDQHGQPMKTTELGPAGIGLLLLGLLLLLLIPLLLLFCLCGEKAVLLDDFTEMPFDSKSHLINYRTEGQGENTDVPLMNMSTQGNGDMPITGMGAAGKTYLPMAGFDIQKSVASMDGMHRVVYPDGASDCGEGTWRVNRRDSGFNQVFESGASGGFYDEMALPGSFLRQYYTQKTGSGNENFEVKDSLLVYDYEGQGSAAGSVGCCSLLETDNDLQFLNDLGPKFKTLAEVCGGQSMPAKVQVSSSVPNAPINISVSSLVNAPQPSPLPKLQPAVHKSKQNVFRETSEHSQVVKEGTATMKGGMTTVKQGMTNQGQMLLLQQQQQQQQQQQQQQQQQQQPVYYTTTPVLQPVQYLVQPQVQNTVLVAEAATTNLQGMIVVNSANAGLAQGVIVQGQARGPGMVLVQRNEVQGAATNLIQTANLSRSQPMLVVDGNGALKKMKGSQTCLVSGGIQQSRELSGSQRVLIAGGLNSSEGLVQEEGGLSQMHNISGSQKIIYKMGGPFSGSLSNVFDSSTTTVNTMPTYRKVTEKHTREIH